Proteins from a genomic interval of Indicator indicator isolate 239-I01 chromosome 1, UM_Iind_1.1, whole genome shotgun sequence:
- the PROSER1 gene encoding proline and serine-rich protein 1 isoform X2, whose product MDKKSFETVLDEIRKVVELLRYFSWAEPQLKAIKALQHKIVAVPASKMVNILNCFTFSRDKLIALEILASNIVDAQNYRLIEDLFRINMSEKKRCRRILEQASKTGCKAPHAMISSCGMIPGNPYPKGKPSRINGIFPGTPIKKDTEECTNEGKGIAARILGPSKPAPSTYNPHKPVPYPIPPCRPHATIAPSAYNNAGLVPASNVVAPGLPAPPPYTANQVVSENEDLSSQAKPSQNQAFSAQANQLFTPHGSNPSTPAATPVPTPSPVKAISHPLAPATPIISGLNMSTPVLPVFPGQVSSSIHTSQPSTTTPTVIKSLSLPGVPVTSVHSATSTPVPAVFSGLASIPTATPAPQGSSTPCATPVPSEAFASATAPFTGLPFSATSSIASASNPTPLSSVFPGLPLSLPPNAQGISSPIPSTIANSSATTVPGSLSLPNPILSVLKGFLTSNDTSLINSSALPSAMTSELASLSALANQSSDIPTSSVNKCYTPSATTTPQRSSTPAQAIFPGLPSPSVANSSSTPPTLPSQSPLTTSPSIMPVNCGSSASLLHGTSPANPDQQLSSAPGATSIPVLVKTEPMSPTLSAFKGPSHSSGPSHGSIGLSVLGRAYTSAASVPVSLPSSLNPALSGLSSLSASLNNSSSLASISLTPHGSSAPIAPVFNGLPPFTSLTSNFAFTGNPALTPPVTLPGSLLSNPSTTASAVSAPHVSSTAAVLSGLAASATVSAPPFSLNLSSAVPSLFSVAQGPLGSSNPSFPGFPVSNTPSVTPALPSFPGLQASSAVAAVAPLPAAATAPSPAPVLPGFASAFSSNFNSALVAQAGLTSGLQAPGNAVFPGLLSLPGIPGFPQSATQSSLQELQHSAAAQSALLQAHSASALENYTAQPEGFANYPSTPGTPFSLQTSLPQSGWQ is encoded by the exons ATGGATAAGAAATCTTTTGAAACCGTGCTGGATGAAATAAGAAAG GTTGTTGAGTTGCTGAGATACTTTTCCTGGGCTGAACCACAGCTCAAGGCAATCAAGGCTTTACAACAT AAAATAGTGGCAGTGCCGGCATCAAAAATGGTTAATATTCTCAACTGCTTCACGTTCAGTAGAGATAAACTTATTGCCCTTGAAATCTTAGCTTC CAACATTGTTGATGCACAGAATTACCGCCTTATTGAAGATCTCTTCAGAATTAATAtgtcagagaagaaaagatgcAGAAGAATTCTTGAACAG GCTTCAAAAACAGGTTGTAAGGCTCCTCATGCTATGATATCATCCTGTGGCATGATTCCTGGCAACCCTTATCCCAAGGGCAAACCAAGCCGCATAAACGGAATTTTTCCA GGAACCCCTATCAAAAAGGATACAGAAGAATGTACTaatgaaggaaaaggaatagCAGCCCGTATACTTGGACCATCCAAACCA GCTCCATCAACCTACAATCCACACAAACCAGTTCCATACCCCATCCCACCATGTCGGCCACATGCAACAATTGCACCAA GTGCTTACAACAATGCTGGCTTAGTTCCAGCGTCTAATGTCGTAGCTCCAGGCTTACCAGCTCCTCCACCATACACTGCTAATCAAGTGGTATCAG AAAATGAGGATCTTTCCAGTCAGGCAAAACCTTCCCAAAATCAAG CTTTTTCTGCACAAGCGAATCAGCTCTTTACTCCTCATGGTTCTAATCCTTCAACACCTGCTGCTACTCCAGTCCCTACCCCATCACCTGTCAAGGCCATAAGCCATCCATTAGCACCTGCAACTCCAATCATCTCTGGGTTGAATATGTCTACCCCTGTCCTTCCTGTTTTCCCAGGACAGGTCTCCTCTTCCATCCATACATCTCAGCCATCCACCACAACCCCTACTGTCATCAAATCCCTTTCATTGCCTGGTGTTCCTGTCACATCTGTTCATAGTGCAACCTCTACCCCTGTCCCTGCAGTTTTTTCTGGACTGGCTTCTATACCCACTGCTACGCCAGCTCCACAAGGTTCTTCCACCCCATGTGCCACGCCTGTACCTAGTGAAGCTTTCGCATCTGCTACTGCACCGTTTACTGGCCTCCCATTTTCTGCAACCTCTTCAATTGCTTCTGCTAGTAATCCCACTCCATTGTCATCAGTTTTTCCTGGCCTACCTTTGTCCTTGCCACCCAATGCCCAAGGGATTTCTAGTCCTATTCCATCTACAATCGCTAATTCTTCTGCCACTACTGTTCCTGGTTCACTTAGCTTGCCTAATCCAATTTTGTCTGTCTTAAAGGGATTTCTGACATCCAATGACACTTCATTAATCAATTCATCTGCTTTACCTTCTGCTATGACAAGTGAGCTTGCTTCTTTATCTGCTCTTGCTAATCAAAGCTCTGACATTCCCACTTCCTCTGTCAACAAATGTTATACTCCAtcagccaccaccaccccacaacGTTCCTCCACACCTGCACAGGCCATTTTTCCAGGTCTTCCATCCCCATCTGTAGCCAATTCAAGTTCCACTCCTCCAACACTGCCTTCCCAGTCACCTTTAACCACTTCACCATCGATTATGCCAGTCAACTGTGGCTCATCAGCCTCCCTCTTGCATGGCACAAGTCCTGCTAATCCCGACCAACAGCTCTCATCAGCCCCAGGTGCCACAAGTATCCCAGTTCTGGTCAAAACCGAACCCATGAGTCctactctctcagccttcaAAGGTCCTTCGCATTCGTCTGGCCCTTCTCATGGCAGTATAGGACTGTCAGTGCTCGGGCGTGCGTACACCTCAGCAGCATCAGTGCCAGTCAGTTTACCCAGTTCCCTGAATCCAGCACTATCAGGTCTCTCCTCCTTGAGTGCTtctctaaacaattccagttctcTGGCTTCCATTTCCCTCACCCCTcatggctcctctgctcccattGCGCCTGTGTTCAATGGTCTTCCTCCTTTTACATCTCTAACCAGTAACTTTGCTTTTACTGGTAATCCAGCACTTACACCACCCGTCACTCTCCCAGGCTCCTTGTTATCTAATCCGTCTACAACTGCTTCGGCTGTGTCTGCTCCTCATGTGAGTTCCACTGCCGCCGTACTCTCAGGACTCGCCGCCTCGGCAACAGTCTCTGCTCCACCCTTCTCGCTTAACTTGTCCAGTGCTGTCCCGTCCCTTTTTTCTGTTGCCCAGGGACCTCTGGGATCATCAAACCCATCCTTCCCTGGTTTTCCTGTCTCTAACACACCCTCTGTCACTCCTgctctcccttctttccctggCCTCCAGGCATCTTCTGCAGTAGCAGCAGTTGCACCGTtaccagcagctgccacagcccCGTCTCCAGCTCCAGTCCTGCCAGGGTTTGCCTCGGCCTTTAGCTCAAACTTCAACTCTGCACTTGTTGCGCAGGCTGG
- the PROSER1 gene encoding proline and serine-rich protein 1 isoform X1, with protein sequence MDKKSFETVLDEIRKAVLTEYKLKAIEYVHGYFSSEQVVELLRYFSWAEPQLKAIKALQHKIVAVPASKMVNILNCFTFSRDKLIALEILASNIVDAQNYRLIEDLFRINMSEKKRCRRILEQASKTGCKAPHAMISSCGMIPGNPYPKGKPSRINGIFPGTPIKKDTEECTNEGKGIAARILGPSKPAPSTYNPHKPVPYPIPPCRPHATIAPSAYNNAGLVPASNVVAPGLPAPPPYTANQVVSENEDLSSQAKPSQNQAFSAQANQLFTPHGSNPSTPAATPVPTPSPVKAISHPLAPATPIISGLNMSTPVLPVFPGQVSSSIHTSQPSTTTPTVIKSLSLPGVPVTSVHSATSTPVPAVFSGLASIPTATPAPQGSSTPCATPVPSEAFASATAPFTGLPFSATSSIASASNPTPLSSVFPGLPLSLPPNAQGISSPIPSTIANSSATTVPGSLSLPNPILSVLKGFLTSNDTSLINSSALPSAMTSELASLSALANQSSDIPTSSVNKCYTPSATTTPQRSSTPAQAIFPGLPSPSVANSSSTPPTLPSQSPLTTSPSIMPVNCGSSASLLHGTSPANPDQQLSSAPGATSIPVLVKTEPMSPTLSAFKGPSHSSGPSHGSIGLSVLGRAYTSAASVPVSLPSSLNPALSGLSSLSASLNNSSSLASISLTPHGSSAPIAPVFNGLPPFTSLTSNFAFTGNPALTPPVTLPGSLLSNPSTTASAVSAPHVSSTAAVLSGLAASATVSAPPFSLNLSSAVPSLFSVAQGPLGSSNPSFPGFPVSNTPSVTPALPSFPGLQASSAVAAVAPLPAAATAPSPAPVLPGFASAFSSNFNSALVAQAGLTSGLQAPGNAVFPGLLSLPGIPGFPQSATQSSLQELQHSAAAQSALLQAHSASALENYTAQPEGFANYPSTPGTPFSLQTSLPQSGWQ encoded by the exons ATGGATAAGAAATCTTTTGAAACCGTGCTGGATGAAATAAGAAAG GCTGTATTGACTGAGTACAAATTAAAAGCTATTGAATATGTTCATGGATACTTTTCTAGTGAACAG GTTGTTGAGTTGCTGAGATACTTTTCCTGGGCTGAACCACAGCTCAAGGCAATCAAGGCTTTACAACAT AAAATAGTGGCAGTGCCGGCATCAAAAATGGTTAATATTCTCAACTGCTTCACGTTCAGTAGAGATAAACTTATTGCCCTTGAAATCTTAGCTTC CAACATTGTTGATGCACAGAATTACCGCCTTATTGAAGATCTCTTCAGAATTAATAtgtcagagaagaaaagatgcAGAAGAATTCTTGAACAG GCTTCAAAAACAGGTTGTAAGGCTCCTCATGCTATGATATCATCCTGTGGCATGATTCCTGGCAACCCTTATCCCAAGGGCAAACCAAGCCGCATAAACGGAATTTTTCCA GGAACCCCTATCAAAAAGGATACAGAAGAATGTACTaatgaaggaaaaggaatagCAGCCCGTATACTTGGACCATCCAAACCA GCTCCATCAACCTACAATCCACACAAACCAGTTCCATACCCCATCCCACCATGTCGGCCACATGCAACAATTGCACCAA GTGCTTACAACAATGCTGGCTTAGTTCCAGCGTCTAATGTCGTAGCTCCAGGCTTACCAGCTCCTCCACCATACACTGCTAATCAAGTGGTATCAG AAAATGAGGATCTTTCCAGTCAGGCAAAACCTTCCCAAAATCAAG CTTTTTCTGCACAAGCGAATCAGCTCTTTACTCCTCATGGTTCTAATCCTTCAACACCTGCTGCTACTCCAGTCCCTACCCCATCACCTGTCAAGGCCATAAGCCATCCATTAGCACCTGCAACTCCAATCATCTCTGGGTTGAATATGTCTACCCCTGTCCTTCCTGTTTTCCCAGGACAGGTCTCCTCTTCCATCCATACATCTCAGCCATCCACCACAACCCCTACTGTCATCAAATCCCTTTCATTGCCTGGTGTTCCTGTCACATCTGTTCATAGTGCAACCTCTACCCCTGTCCCTGCAGTTTTTTCTGGACTGGCTTCTATACCCACTGCTACGCCAGCTCCACAAGGTTCTTCCACCCCATGTGCCACGCCTGTACCTAGTGAAGCTTTCGCATCTGCTACTGCACCGTTTACTGGCCTCCCATTTTCTGCAACCTCTTCAATTGCTTCTGCTAGTAATCCCACTCCATTGTCATCAGTTTTTCCTGGCCTACCTTTGTCCTTGCCACCCAATGCCCAAGGGATTTCTAGTCCTATTCCATCTACAATCGCTAATTCTTCTGCCACTACTGTTCCTGGTTCACTTAGCTTGCCTAATCCAATTTTGTCTGTCTTAAAGGGATTTCTGACATCCAATGACACTTCATTAATCAATTCATCTGCTTTACCTTCTGCTATGACAAGTGAGCTTGCTTCTTTATCTGCTCTTGCTAATCAAAGCTCTGACATTCCCACTTCCTCTGTCAACAAATGTTATACTCCAtcagccaccaccaccccacaacGTTCCTCCACACCTGCACAGGCCATTTTTCCAGGTCTTCCATCCCCATCTGTAGCCAATTCAAGTTCCACTCCTCCAACACTGCCTTCCCAGTCACCTTTAACCACTTCACCATCGATTATGCCAGTCAACTGTGGCTCATCAGCCTCCCTCTTGCATGGCACAAGTCCTGCTAATCCCGACCAACAGCTCTCATCAGCCCCAGGTGCCACAAGTATCCCAGTTCTGGTCAAAACCGAACCCATGAGTCctactctctcagccttcaAAGGTCCTTCGCATTCGTCTGGCCCTTCTCATGGCAGTATAGGACTGTCAGTGCTCGGGCGTGCGTACACCTCAGCAGCATCAGTGCCAGTCAGTTTACCCAGTTCCCTGAATCCAGCACTATCAGGTCTCTCCTCCTTGAGTGCTtctctaaacaattccagttctcTGGCTTCCATTTCCCTCACCCCTcatggctcctctgctcccattGCGCCTGTGTTCAATGGTCTTCCTCCTTTTACATCTCTAACCAGTAACTTTGCTTTTACTGGTAATCCAGCACTTACACCACCCGTCACTCTCCCAGGCTCCTTGTTATCTAATCCGTCTACAACTGCTTCGGCTGTGTCTGCTCCTCATGTGAGTTCCACTGCCGCCGTACTCTCAGGACTCGCCGCCTCGGCAACAGTCTCTGCTCCACCCTTCTCGCTTAACTTGTCCAGTGCTGTCCCGTCCCTTTTTTCTGTTGCCCAGGGACCTCTGGGATCATCAAACCCATCCTTCCCTGGTTTTCCTGTCTCTAACACACCCTCTGTCACTCCTgctctcccttctttccctggCCTCCAGGCATCTTCTGCAGTAGCAGCAGTTGCACCGTtaccagcagctgccacagcccCGTCTCCAGCTCCAGTCCTGCCAGGGTTTGCCTCGGCCTTTAGCTCAAACTTCAACTCTGCACTTGTTGCGCAGGCTGG
- the NHLRC3 gene encoding NHL repeat-containing protein 3 yields MAVVLLVLLALLWGAQVSQAFNYTPSWKGQQQMYKLDIGWPKIPEYFTGQTFCVAVDSLHGLVYVGQRGDNVPKVLVFSEEGYFLYSWNNTVEMPHGIFVLNTATDSSLWITDVGTGKYGHTVKQYSPSGKLLQVLGTPGNAGSSLIPLQFDQPAEVFVEESGDMYVVDGDGGMNNRLLKLSNDYQEIWLTGTNGTGIGQFKIPHSVTLDPFGRVWVADRDNKRIQVFDKVTGEWLGSWSSCFSEDGPYSVRFTADYKYLIVAQLNINRLAILAAPPVGSIRDCVMVNTIQLADETKPHLVDVDMKSGAIYVAEIGAQQVQKYMPLS; encoded by the exons ATGGCAGTTGTCTTGCTCGTTCTCCTCGCCCTGCTTTGGGGCGCGCAG GTTTCACAAGCATTTAATTACACCCCATCTTGGAAGGGACAGCAACAGATGTACAAACTGGACATAGGCTGGCCTAAAATTCCAGAATACTTCACTGGCCAAACGTTTTGTGTTGCTGTTGACTCTCTTCATGGTTTGGTCTATGTGGGACAA AGGGGAGACAATGTGCCAAAGGTACTTGTATTCTCAGAGGAAGGCTATTTTCTTTATTCCTGGAATAATACTGTTGAAATGCCTCATGGTATCTTTGTAttgaacactgcaacagataGTTCACTATGGATCACAGATGTTGGAACAG gaAAATATGGGCACACTGTGAAACAGTACAGCCCTTCAGGTAAACTGCTGCAGGTCTTGGGCACACCAGGTAATGCTGGTTCCAGTTTGATTCCCCTACAATTTGATCAACCAGCAGAGGTCTTTGTGGAGGAGAGTGGAGATATGTATGTCGTGGATGGGGACGGAGGAATGAATAACAGATTGCTCAAACTATCCAATG ATTATCAAGAGATATGGCTGACTGGAACAAATGGGACTGGCATTGGACAGTTCAAGATTCCTCACAGCGTAACACTGGATCCTTTTGGACGG GTATGGGTTGCAGACAGAGACAACAAAAGAATCCAAGTTTTTGATAAAGTCACAGGGGAATGGCTTGGGTCTTGGAGCAGCTGTTTTTCAGAAGATGGACCCTATTCTGTCAG ATTTACTGCTGATTACAAATACCTGATTGTAGCTCAGCTGAATATCAACCGGTTAGCAATCTTGGCAGCACCACCAGTTGGCTCTATTAGGGACTGTGTTATGGTCAACACAATCCAGCTGGCAGatgaaaccaaaccacaccTTGTGGATGTCGACATGAAGAGTGGAGCAATCTATGTTGCAGAGATTGGAGCACAGCAAGTACAAAAGTACATGCCCTTGAGCTGA